A portion of the Luxibacter massiliensis genome contains these proteins:
- the pduB gene encoding microcompartment protein PduB: MLKVKDIENIPMNCSMTEFVGTTVLDTIGLVIPGTAPALLEQMKLPKPFKSLGLLSSRTGAAGQINAVDEAVKSTNTEVLSIELPRDTKGWGGHGNFIILGGENVSDVRRAVEMALEYTDKYAGELYISEAGHLEFTYSANAGQALHMAFDTPLGRPFGFFCGSPAAIGLVMADLALKSSPVEIVKYMTPTRGTSHSNEVIAAVTGDASAVKNAVLTARDVGLKLLVSLGSYPETPARPYLI; the protein is encoded by the coding sequence ATGTTAAAAGTAAAAGACATTGAAAATATTCCCATGAATTGTTCCATGACGGAATTTGTAGGCACCACAGTTCTTGATACAATCGGACTCGTTATCCCCGGGACTGCCCCTGCGCTCCTGGAACAGATGAAGCTTCCCAAGCCTTTTAAAAGCCTTGGACTGCTGAGTTCCCGCACGGGGGCGGCCGGGCAGATCAATGCTGTGGACGAGGCAGTTAAATCTACAAACACCGAAGTCCTCTCTATTGAGCTTCCCAGAGACACAAAAGGGTGGGGCGGCCACGGCAACTTTATCATCCTGGGAGGGGAGAATGTCTCGGATGTCAGAAGAGCCGTAGAAATGGCTCTCGAATATACTGATAAATATGCAGGAGAACTCTACATAAGTGAAGCAGGGCACCTGGAATTCACCTATTCTGCAAATGCGGGGCAGGCTCTCCATATGGCTTTTGACACGCCCCTGGGAAGGCCTTTCGGGTTCTTCTGTGGTTCCCCGGCTGCCATCGGACTGGTCATGGCGGATCTGGCCCTCAAATCCTCCCCTGTTGAGATCGTAAAATATATGACTCCCACAAGAGGTACCAGCCATTCCAACGAGGTCATTGCCGCAGTCACCGGCGATGCCAGTGCTGTAAAAAATGCCGTCCTTACTGCTAGGGATGTGGGACTTAAGCTTTTAGTTTCACTGGGAAGTTACCCGGAAACGCCTGCCAGGCCGTATCTGATTTAA